GTATTCAGGAGATCATTAACGAAGCAGTGAAATACACACCTTCCTCCTTTAACTCACAGAGTGCGCGCGTGGTCGTATTATTGGGTGAACAGCACGACAAGCTGTGGGATCTCACCAAAGAAACATTGCGTAAAATTGTTCCAGCCGAAAACTTTGCTTCCACCGAAGAAAAAATGGACGCTTTCCGTAGCGGTTATGGATCCGTCTTGTTCTTCGAAGACCAGAGCGTGATCGAGAATTTGCAAAGTCAGTTTGCCCTCTACAAAGACAACTTCCCTGTTTGGTCGGAGCAATCATCTGGCATGCTTCAATTGGTTGTATGGACAGCTTTGGAGGCCGAGGGCTTTGGAGCCTCTCTCCAGCACTACAATCCGCTGATTAATGAAGGGGTCCAACAAGAGTGGAACGTACCGAGCTCGTGGAAGCTGATCGCCCAAATGCCTTTTGGAAAACCAACCTCTACTCCGGGCGAAAAACAATTCCAGCCACTAGATGAACGCGTGAAGGTTTTCTCCTAAGATTGCATACAAAAGACGGCAAGACGACCTGTTTTGCCGTCTACTTATTTGATTGCTTTCCTCGCCGGGCTGTGGTAGTATAAACCTAAACAAAAGATTTTTTTAAGCGTTCACATATTGTAAAGGGTTTACATGTATGTTTGAACCTTTTACAATGTGTGAATTTTTATTTTACCCATAAATAAAAGTTGCATATTCATTTTATTTTTTGGAGGTAACACCCATGCAAACAGGTACAGTAAAATGGTTCAACGCTGAAAAAGGTTATGGCTTCATCGCAGTTGAAGGCGGAAACGATGTATTCGTTCACTTCAGCGCTATCCAAGGTGAAGGTTTCAAATCCCTCGAAGAAGGCCAACGCGTTGAGTTCAACGTAGTAGAAGGCAACCGTGGACCACAAGCTGAGAACGTTGTAAAACTGTAATCGGCTTTCAAAAGCTGTCCTTCTGAATAGAGGGACAGCTTTTTTTGTTCCCTATTTCTCACCAAGGTCGTTCTTTCTTCCTAAAG
This is a stretch of genomic DNA from Brevibacillus choshinensis. It encodes these proteins:
- a CDS encoding nitroreductase family protein gives rise to the protein MGKDFFTAIKDRRTYYGISKETVVSDQRIQEIINEAVKYTPSSFNSQSARVVVLLGEQHDKLWDLTKETLRKIVPAENFASTEEKMDAFRSGYGSVLFFEDQSVIENLQSQFALYKDNFPVWSEQSSGMLQLVVWTALEAEGFGASLQHYNPLINEGVQQEWNVPSSWKLIAQMPFGKPTSTPGEKQFQPLDERVKVFS
- a CDS encoding cold-shock protein: MQTGTVKWFNAEKGYGFIAVEGGNDVFVHFSAIQGEGFKSLEEGQRVEFNVVEGNRGPQAENVVKL